Proteins co-encoded in one Kutzneria chonburiensis genomic window:
- a CDS encoding thiolase family protein, which produces MRDAVIVDAVRTPIGKGKPGGALSGVHPVDLHAHAIRSLIERTGIDPALVDDVISGAVGQIGEQSGNTARWAALAAGLPESVPAVTVDRQCGSSQQAIHFAAQGVIAGAYDVVIASGIESMSRIPIGSQAAGKDFLGPGVAGRYPEGLVPQGISAELIAQRWNLSREQLDAFAAESHRRAASAWSDGRFAAEVSPLKLDAVEVTGDETIRPNTTPEVLAGLKPAFKSDFWQQRFPDLDWRVTAGNSSPINDGSAAVLITSSDTAAKLGLRPRARLHSFAVVGDDPLYMLTGIIPATRKVLDRAGLSLADIDAFEVNEAFASVVLAWQAETGADLTRVNVNGGATAIGHPLGASGARLMTTLLGVLEQTGGRYGLQTMCEAGGLANATVIERL; this is translated from the coding sequence ATGAGGGACGCTGTCATCGTCGACGCGGTACGGACACCGATCGGCAAGGGCAAGCCGGGTGGGGCGCTGTCGGGGGTGCATCCGGTGGACCTGCACGCGCACGCGATTCGGTCGCTGATCGAGCGGACGGGGATCGACCCGGCGCTGGTGGACGACGTGATCAGTGGCGCGGTGGGGCAGATCGGGGAGCAGAGCGGCAACACGGCACGCTGGGCGGCGCTGGCGGCGGGGCTGCCGGAGTCGGTGCCGGCGGTGACCGTGGACCGGCAGTGCGGCAGCAGCCAACAGGCCATCCATTTCGCGGCCCAAGGGGTGATCGCCGGCGCGTACGACGTGGTGATCGCCTCGGGCATCGAGTCGATGAGCCGGATCCCGATCGGCAGCCAGGCGGCGGGCAAGGACTTCCTCGGCCCGGGTGTCGCCGGCCGCTATCCGGAGGGCCTCGTGCCGCAGGGCATCAGTGCGGAGCTCATCGCCCAGCGCTGGAATCTGTCACGCGAGCAGCTGGACGCGTTCGCCGCCGAGAGCCACCGGCGGGCGGCCAGCGCATGGTCCGACGGCCGATTCGCCGCCGAGGTGTCGCCGCTCAAGCTGGATGCGGTCGAGGTGACCGGTGACGAGACCATCCGTCCGAACACCACCCCGGAGGTGCTCGCCGGGTTGAAGCCCGCGTTCAAGTCGGACTTCTGGCAACAGCGCTTCCCCGACCTGGACTGGCGGGTCACCGCCGGCAACTCCAGCCCGATCAACGACGGCTCGGCCGCCGTCCTGATCACGAGCAGCGACACCGCCGCCAAACTGGGCCTGCGGCCGCGCGCCCGACTACACTCGTTTGCCGTCGTCGGCGACGACCCGCTGTACATGCTCACCGGCATCATCCCGGCGACCCGCAAGGTTCTCGACCGCGCGGGCCTCTCACTGGCCGACATCGATGCGTTCGAGGTCAACGAGGCGTTCGCCAGCGTCGTGCTGGCCTGGCAGGCGGAGACCGGCGCCGACCTGACCCGGGTCAACGTCAACGGCGGCGCCACCGCGATCGGCCACCCGCTCGGCGCCAGCGGCGCCCGCCTGATGACGACACTGCTCGGCGTCCTGGAGCAGACCGGCGGCCGCTACGGCTTGCAGACCATGTGCGAGGCTGGCGGCCTGGCCAACGCGACGGTCATCGAACGGCTCTGA
- a CDS encoding aldehyde dehydrogenase family protein, translated as MSDRISVAKTYKLYIGGAFPRSESGRSYPVTDSRGGFLANAAQGSRKDARDAVGAARKAFPGWSGATAYNRGQVLYRVAELLEGRREQFVAEVAASEGTKRGEALVDAAIDRWVWYAGWTDKIASVFGASNPVAGPYFSFSVPEPTGVVAVLAPQTSSLLGLVSVVAPVIAAGNTCVVVASQDRPLPAITLSEVLATSDVPGGVVNVLTGRTAEIAPWLAAHADVNALDLTGAPDAIKADLERAAAGTVKRLVRGGRGEPDWSREPDVSRMRAVLETKTVWHPMGV; from the coding sequence ATGTCTGACCGAATTTCCGTCGCCAAGACGTACAAGCTGTACATCGGCGGCGCCTTCCCCCGCTCCGAGTCCGGCCGGTCGTATCCGGTGACCGACTCACGCGGTGGCTTCCTGGCCAACGCCGCCCAGGGTTCCCGCAAGGACGCCCGGGACGCCGTCGGCGCTGCACGCAAGGCGTTCCCCGGCTGGTCCGGCGCCACTGCCTACAACCGGGGCCAGGTGTTGTACCGGGTCGCCGAGCTGCTGGAGGGGCGGCGCGAGCAGTTCGTCGCCGAGGTCGCGGCCAGCGAGGGCACCAAGCGGGGCGAGGCCCTCGTCGACGCCGCCATCGACCGCTGGGTCTGGTACGCCGGCTGGACCGACAAGATCGCCAGCGTGTTCGGCGCGTCCAACCCAGTAGCCGGGCCGTACTTCTCGTTCAGCGTGCCCGAGCCCACCGGCGTCGTCGCCGTGCTCGCGCCGCAGACGTCGTCGCTGCTCGGGTTGGTCAGCGTGGTCGCCCCGGTGATCGCCGCCGGCAACACCTGCGTCGTGGTCGCGAGCCAGGACCGGCCGCTGCCCGCCATCACCCTGTCCGAGGTGCTGGCCACCTCCGACGTTCCCGGTGGTGTCGTCAACGTGCTCACCGGCCGTACCGCCGAGATCGCCCCGTGGCTGGCCGCGCACGCCGACGTCAACGCCCTCGACCTGACCGGCGCGCCCGACGCCATCAAGGCCGACCTCGAACGCGCCGCCGCCGGCACCGTCAAGCGGCTCGTTCGTGGCGGCCGCGGCGAGCCCGACTGGTCACGCGAGCCCGACGTCAGCCGCATGCGCGCGGTGCTGGAAACGAAGACCGTCTGGCACCCGATGGGCGTCTGA
- a CDS encoding aldehyde dehydrogenase family protein: MSNWEYAPAPESRDIANLKPAYRMFVDGKFVEGSGEPLKTVNPATEEVLAEVSTASKADVDTAVKAARRAYDRVWGRMPGAERAKYIFRIARLVQERSRELAVLESLDNGKPIKESRDVDVPTAAAHFFYHAGWADKLGYAGFGPDPRPLGVAGQVIPWNFPLLMASWKIAPALACGNTVVLKPAETTPLTALVLAEICQQAELPPGVVNILPGAGDVGSELVNHAGVDKVAFTGSTEVGKLIQRSLAGSGKKMTMELGGKAANIVFDDAPLDQAVEGIVNGIFFNQGHVCCAGSRLLVQESIADELLEKLRTRVATLRVGDSLDKNTDVGAINSRAQLEKIQELAAAGEAEGAQRWTSPVPVPDKGFFFAPTVFSDVQQSMRIAREEIFGPVLSVLTFRTPDEAVAKANNTPYGLSAGIWTEKGSRILWAAQRMRAGVVWANTFNRFDPTAPFGGYQESGFGREGGRAGLEAYLDV, from the coding sequence ATGAGCAACTGGGAGTACGCGCCCGCGCCCGAGTCGCGGGACATCGCGAATCTGAAGCCGGCCTACCGCATGTTCGTCGACGGCAAGTTCGTCGAGGGCTCGGGCGAGCCGCTCAAGACCGTCAACCCGGCGACCGAGGAGGTGCTGGCCGAGGTCAGCACCGCGTCCAAGGCCGACGTGGACACCGCGGTCAAGGCCGCGCGCCGGGCCTACGACCGGGTCTGGGGCCGGATGCCCGGGGCCGAGCGGGCCAAGTACATCTTCCGCATCGCCCGGCTGGTCCAGGAGCGATCGCGCGAGCTGGCCGTGCTGGAGAGCCTGGACAACGGCAAGCCGATCAAGGAGTCGCGCGACGTCGACGTGCCGACGGCCGCGGCGCACTTCTTCTACCACGCGGGCTGGGCCGACAAGCTCGGCTACGCCGGCTTCGGGCCCGACCCGCGGCCGCTCGGCGTTGCCGGCCAGGTCATCCCGTGGAACTTCCCGCTGCTGATGGCGTCGTGGAAGATCGCGCCCGCGCTGGCCTGCGGCAACACCGTCGTGCTCAAGCCGGCCGAGACCACGCCGCTGACCGCGCTGGTGCTGGCCGAGATCTGCCAGCAGGCCGAGCTGCCGCCGGGTGTGGTCAACATCCTGCCCGGGGCCGGCGACGTCGGCTCGGAGCTGGTCAACCACGCCGGCGTGGACAAGGTCGCGTTCACCGGCTCGACCGAGGTCGGCAAGCTGATCCAGCGTTCGCTGGCCGGCTCCGGCAAGAAGATGACCATGGAGCTTGGCGGCAAGGCGGCCAACATCGTCTTCGACGACGCGCCGCTGGACCAGGCGGTCGAGGGCATCGTCAACGGCATCTTCTTCAACCAGGGGCACGTCTGCTGCGCCGGCTCCCGGCTGCTCGTGCAGGAGTCGATCGCCGACGAGCTGCTGGAGAAGCTGCGCACCCGGGTCGCGACGCTGCGCGTCGGCGACTCGCTGGACAAGAACACCGACGTCGGCGCGATCAACTCGCGGGCCCAGCTGGAGAAGATCCAGGAGCTGGCCGCGGCCGGCGAAGCCGAGGGCGCGCAGCGCTGGACCAGCCCCGTTCCGGTGCCCGACAAGGGCTTCTTCTTCGCCCCGACGGTGTTCTCCGACGTGCAGCAGTCCATGCGGATCGCCCGTGAGGAGATCTTCGGGCCGGTGCTGTCGGTGCTCACCTTCCGCACTCCCGACGAGGCCGTGGCCAAGGCCAACAACACCCCGTACGGGCTGTCCGCCGGCATCTGGACCGAGAAGGGTTCCCGGATCCTGTGGGCCGCGCAGCGGATGCGGGCCGGCGTGGTGTGGGCCAACACGTTCAACCGTTTCGACCCGACCGCGCCGTTCGGCGGCTACCAGGAGTCGGGTTTCGGCCGCGAGGGCGGCCGCGCCGGGCTGGAGGCGTACCTCGATGTCTGA
- a CDS encoding Uma2 family endonuclease → MTVELQWPYVPPDGWTAADLDQLNLDGPYGELDALKHIELVDGELIVKSPQTEFHRRVILRLGLELERQIPDEFAATTEMDIVLGERQRPCPDVSVVTAIAASDLDRTYYAPEDVLLVVEVVSKSSEIRDRETKPRRYAEAGLRHFWRVENDGGRPVVYVYELDPATRSYSLTGIFHDRLKTTVPFPIDISLTDLSR, encoded by the coding sequence GTGACGGTCGAACTCCAGTGGCCATACGTGCCGCCAGATGGCTGGACAGCCGCTGATCTTGATCAGCTCAACCTGGACGGCCCGTACGGCGAGCTCGATGCGCTCAAGCACATCGAGCTGGTCGACGGAGAACTCATCGTCAAGAGCCCCCAGACCGAGTTCCATCGGCGAGTGATCCTGCGTCTGGGGCTGGAGCTGGAACGCCAGATTCCCGATGAGTTCGCCGCGACCACGGAGATGGACATCGTCCTCGGGGAGCGGCAGCGCCCATGCCCGGACGTCTCGGTGGTGACTGCGATCGCCGCGAGCGACCTCGACCGCACCTACTACGCCCCCGAGGACGTGCTGTTGGTCGTCGAGGTGGTCTCCAAGTCCTCGGAGATCCGGGACCGGGAGACCAAGCCTCGGCGATACGCGGAGGCCGGGCTTCGCCACTTCTGGCGCGTCGAGAACGACGGTGGCCGGCCGGTCGTCTACGTCTACGAGCTCGACCCCGCCACTCGCAGCTACTCGTTGACCGGGATCTTCCACGATCGCCTGAAGACGACGGTGCCGTTCCCGATCGACATCTCGCTGACCGACCTGTCTCGTTGA